In Oscillospiraceae bacterium, the genomic window TCCATGCCACCAGCAGCAGAGCGGAGCAGACCATCGGGCACAGCATGAAGGGGATCAGCAGGAGGCCGTTATACATAATGGGATAGCCGAAGATGGCAGGCTCGTTGATGCCGAACAGACCGGGAACAAAAGATGCCTTGGACACGGCCTGGATGCGCTTGGACTTGCTCTTGAGCCCCATCAGGGAGAAGGGCATGGTATTGCCGGCACCGCCCATGATGCCGTTGGCGCCCATCAGGAAGACGGGGAAGAACTGCAGAGGCTGACCGGCAGCGGCCAGTGCAGCGTTGGTGGTGTAAGCGGTGATGTAGGGCACCATCAGAACGGTGAAAATCACGCCGGTGCCGTGGATGCCGAAGAACCAGCACAGCTGAGCCAGAGCAATGACCACGAACATACCCGGAGTGGAGGTCAGGAAATTGACCGGCACGGACAGGATCAGGGTGATCAGACTGGACAGGGTCAGAGCGCCGCCGGAAACAGCGGAGATGATCAGGGAAATACCGTACCAGACGATGATGTTCACGCTCATGGGGATGATGGCGTTGAAGGAGTGTGCAATGCCTTCGGGCACAACGTCGGGCAGCTTGATGGTCCAGTTATGGTCGATGACGAACTTGCTGATGGCTACAGAGCACAGACCCACGATGATGGCCACGAACATGCCGCCGGTGCCCAAGCTGCTCAGATTCAGGGCATCAAATGCTCTGCCGATGGTGCCGTCTGCGGCGACCACGGAAGCAGAGACCGGGGGAGAAACGACCAGGATGTAGCAGACCAGAGCGGTAACGACCGACTGCATCTGGTTCATCTTCTTGCGCTTGGCATAGTTATATGCCATGGAGAAGCACATGAAGAAGCCCATCAGACCCATGGTCAGCTTATAGGGCATATAGAATGCCTGATAGGATGCACTGGAAGTATCCCAGCCGAACATTGCGCCAACAGCACAGACGATCTGGATGACGGCACCAACCATGATCAGACCCATGGTAGCACCCATGCCGCCGGAAATGGTCGAGAAGATCTCGTTGGAAGCCAGCTTCTGGCTGCCTTCCTGCAGTTTTCTCATAAACTTGCTTTCGGCAAAACGCTCGATCGCGCTTTTCTCTTTTGCCATGAGAAAATCCTCCTTTAAATGTGTGTGATGGGGTGGATGTTCGGTCAAGGGTTACTCTTTGTCTGCCTTCTTTTCGTGCAGCTCGATCAGCTCTTCGATCAGCTCCTGTGCCAGCATACTGGTCATCAGGTGGTCCTGTGCGTGAACCAGCAGCAGATTGACCTGGGGGCCTTCGCCGTTGCCCTCATCGGTCAGCAGGCCGGTCTGGATGTGGTGCGCCTCCAGCGCCTTCTCTTGGGATTCTGCCATCAGCTTTTTCGCTTCCTCGTAGTTACCGGCTTTTGCTTCCTGCAATGCGTGGAACGCAGCGGCACGGGCATCGCCGGAGTGAACGATCAGCATCATGGAAGTGTCGATCAGCTCATCGGGGGTCATTGCCATAGGTGTATTCCTCCTTCATCGGTTTGCGGCATCGCACGGCGGTGTGCCGCTTTTATTGACCCGATTATACAGATGCCCTGCCGTTTCTGTCAAAC contains:
- a CDS encoding PTS transporter subunit EIIC, with protein sequence MAKEKSAIERFAESKFMRKLQEGSQKLASNEIFSTISGGMGATMGLIMVGAVIQIVCAVGAMFGWDTSSASYQAFYMPYKLTMGLMGFFMCFSMAYNYAKRKKMNQMQSVVTALVCYILVVSPPVSASVVAADGTIGRAFDALNLSSLGTGGMFVAIIVGLCSVAISKFVIDHNWTIKLPDVVPEGIAHSFNAIIPMSVNIIVWYGISLIISAVSGGALTLSSLITLILSVPVNFLTSTPGMFVVIALAQLCWFFGIHGTGVIFTVLMVPYITAYTTNAALAAAGQPLQFFPVFLMGANGIMGGAGNTMPFSLMGLKSKSKRIQAVSKASFVPGLFGINEPAIFGYPIMYNGLLLIPFMLCPMVCSALLLVAWNLHWIAYPQVLIMTTLPVVFQTFLTTLDWRNVIFAILMFPVCWLIWRPFYKIYEKQCIEEEAAAEAAELAAQNK
- a CDS encoding PTS lactose/cellobiose transporter subunit IIA, which translates into the protein MAMTPDELIDTSMMLIVHSGDARAAAFHALQEAKAGNYEEAKKLMAESQEKALEAHHIQTGLLTDEGNGEGPQVNLLLVHAQDHLMTSMLAQELIEELIELHEKKADKE